The Pseudomonas fluorescens genome segment GTCGTAACAGGTGCGGGCAAACTGCAGACGGTCCGGTGTATGCGGTTTGAAGGTCGGCGCAGGGCTCTGACCAATCACCATCAGCGCTTCCAGTGCCTGGGCCACGCGCTTGTCGGCGAGACTGTAATAACGATGGCGGCCCTGCACGTGCAGGCGCACCAGCGCCAGTTCCTTGAGTTTGGCCAGGTGCGCACTGGCGGTCGAGGCGCTGACGTCGGCAAGAGTCGCCAGCTCCGTGGCGGTGCGGGCGTGGCCGTCCATCAGCGAGCACAGCATTTTCGTTCGCGCCGGTTCCGCGATGGCGGCGGCCACTTGCGAGACGCCGATGTCTGGATGTTCTGCGTGCATATTTCGCTCCCGGACGAATCATCGCCCTCAAGGACTGCAGATAGTAGCAACACTTTCCCCACCGACAAGGTTGCGATCCATGGACCCGATCATCGCTGCGACTCACGCCGATCCCTATCCCTACTACGCCGAACTGCGCGCGGCGGGAGGTCTGACCTTTCATCACGAAGTGAAACTGTGGGTGGCCAGCAGTGCCCGGGCGGTTTGCGCCGTCCTGGCGAATCCGGATTGCCGGGTACGTCCGGTGCAGGAGCCGGTGCCCAAGGCGATTGCCGATGGCATGGCGGGCAAGGTGTTCGGCCAGTTGATGCGCATGAATGAAGGCGAGAGTCAGCGCTGCCCCCGTTCGGCCATTGAGCCGCCACTCGGGCTTATCAAGGACGAAGCTGTCAGGGCGCTGGTCGCCGCAAGGTTGATCACCCACGATGCCGACGGCTTATATAAGGCAATGTTTCGCGGGCCGGTGTGCGTGGTTGCGGCGCTGCTCGGATTCTCCCCGGCGCAAGCGCGAACGATCAGTGAGCTGACCGCGGATTTTGCAGCGTGCCTGTCACCGCTGAGCAATGACTTGCAACTGGCGGCAGCCCATCGAGCGGCGGAGCAATTGCACGGTGACTTCATTGAATTACTGGCAGATCCGAACCCGTTTCTCGCCGACATTCAGCAGCGCTTTTCAGGCGAAGAAGACGCACTGATCGCCAACCTCATCGGTCTCTGCTCGCAAACCTTTGAAGCCACCGCCGGACTGATCGGCAATGCGCTGGTGGCGTTGCAGCGACAGCCGGAATTACGCGACGCATCGGTAGACTCGCTGTTGGCCGAAGTCCAGCGCTTCGACCCATCGGTGCAGAATACCCGGCGGTTTGTCGCGAACACCTGCGAAGTCGACGGCGTGCGACTTGAAGCGGGCGACGTGATTCTGGTGTTGCTCGCCTCAGCCAACCGCGACCGGGCACTGAATAAAAACCCTGATCAGTTTCTGCCGGATCGCCCCAACCGCCGCAGCTTCACGTTCGGCAGCGGCCGTCACCAATGCCCGGGGCAAAGGTTGGCGCTGACGATTGCCAGCGCCACCGTAGGTGAAATCCTCGCCCATGACATCGACCTGAAGCGGTTCGTCTGGCACTACCGCCCTTCCCTCAATGGGCGGATTCCATTGTTTTGCGAGGCAACGAGTTAAGCGTTTCGCAATTCGATCGTCAGGTGCGACAACTCATGCACAGGCGCCAGTCGCTCGCGAATCGCCTCGGCCGTTACGCCCGCAGCCGCCACCACACTGACAATCGCTGCCCGCGCCTGCGGGCCGACCTGCCAGACGTGCAGGTCGCTGATGCGCACGTCGTCGGAGGTTTCCAGCAGTTCACGGATCTCTTCGGCCACCGGTTCATCGGTGGTGTCGAGCAGTACGGCGGCGCTGTCACGCATCAGGTTCCAGGCCCATTTGGCGATGACGATGGAACCGACGATGCCCATCACCGGGTCCATCCAGACCCAGCCCAGATAACGGCCGGCAAGCAGCGCGGCAATCGCCAGCACCGACGTCAACGCGTCCGCCAGTACATGCACGTAGGCTGAACGCAGGTTGTTGTCGTGATGATGGTGATGACCATGATCGTGGCGATGGCCGTGGTCATGATGACCGTGATGGCCGGCCAGCAGAAAAGCGCTGAGCAGGTTGACGCCCAGACCGACCACGGCGATCAAGGTTGCTTCGCCGAACGCCACACTGGTGGGCTCGAACAGGCGGAAAATCGACTCCCCGGCAATGCCCAGCGACACCAGCCCCAGCACCATGGCCGAGGCAAAACCCGCCAGATCGCCGACCTTGCCGGTGCCAAAACTGTAACGGCGGTTGTTGGCGTTACGACGGGCAAAACCATAGGCCGCCGCCGCGATGCCAAGGGCGCCGGCGTGGGTCGCCATGTGGAAACCGTCGGCCAGCAGCGCCATGGAACCGGTGAGGTAACCGGCGGCAATCTCGCCGATCATCATCACAAAGGTCAGGACCACCACCCACAGGGTGCGACGGGCGTTTTCATCGTGGGAGGCGCCAAGAAACTGGTGGTCATGGGAAAAATCATCAGCCTTGAGAGTCATGATTTTGGTACTCACTTGGAATAACGGCGGATGGCTTGCAACAACTCTTCCACGCCCTGGGCGCGGGCTTCGTCGCTAAGGTCGGGATGGGCGACATGCTCGCGGGCGTGGGCCTCGATGAACTGCTCCATCAAACCATTGACCGCGCCGCGAATCGCCGCCATCAGGTGCAACGTCTTGGCACAATCGGCCTCGGACTCCAGCGCCCGTTCAACCGCCTGAACCTGCCCGGCAATACGCCGGACCCGATTGAGCAACTCGCCTTTGTGTTCGTGCGTGTGCGACATACCTATACCCCCTACCCCTATATGGCGAGCATAGTCGCTGTTCGGATCGAAAGGGGCAAGGCCTGCTTTCGACCGTCTGTCGCGGCTTGAAATTTTGATGTGGAAGAATGAGGCGGCGCGTCACACGGCGCCGCTTCTGGAAGGTTTGTCAGAGGCGTTGAGAACCCTCGACTGTCAGGCCCATTGCAGTGGCGGGGACGACGAGAAGCAGAGGTCTACGTCCAGTTGGGCTGCGGCCGACAGGTTGACCAGCGCATCGAGAGAGAACTTGTCGACTTTGCCGTTGAGTACGTCGTTGAGGCGCGGCTGCGTGATGCCGAGACGTTTGGCCGCCTCTTTCTGCGGAAGCTCCCAGGCTCGAATCGTTTCGCACAGCGTGCGCATCAGTTTGGCCCGTAGGCGCATGTTGGCCGCTTCCTGCGGCGTGTCTTCCAGTGCATCCCAGACGCTTGCGAAACGCTGGGAAGAGTTTTGATGATCCGTCATGGTTCAACCTGTTTCCTTGTGCTGGATGTGCCATGCAGGCTATATCGAAATCGATATAAATCAAGTTTGAATTGGCTTATCTGACATTTGGTATCACAAAGCAGAAATTCGCGAGTCGGCACACTTGATAAGCCGACACAGCCCCCCCTTTGGGAGCGAGCTTGCTCGCGATGGCGGACTGAAAAATGACGCATCATTTTGCCTCCATCCGGGAGGCTACATTGCCTTGCGCCTTTGCCTACAACTACGCCAGAATCCGCCGGCTTGTGCGGTTTTGAGGGCGTCGGTAACTTGATTCGCATCACTGAATGGTCAGTGAACGGGTTTAGTCGCTCGATGATTTCTCAAAACTTTACATGTGCTCCAGACAAGTCAGGTGACCTTCATCTGCACTCTATGGCGGCTGTGTGCAGGGCACCCTCGGGTGCGCCGGTTTTGGGAAGTCGCCGGTCGACTAACCTGCGTACAGCTGCCACCTATTCGTTTAGTCGCGAGGTGGTGTCGGCATCACTTTGAGGCTTTCCCGAATGTTCAAATACGTACCCGATCCACCCGAAAAAGACGCTCCCAACGAGTCCGACCCGACTTCGCCCTACTCGTCCACCGACTCAAAGAAACTCCACGAAGCCGCCGAGCGCGCTCTCGACCACTACCTGAAACCCACCGCCCCGAAACAGCACTGCCCCGGCCGCATGTTCCTCATCGCCCCCCACATCGATCAACATGCCTTGCTGGCCCACGCCTGCGAATCGATGGCCTCGGCCAGCGTGATGCTCAGCGACTTCGCCGCGCTGTTGGACCCGCCCTACCGCAGTACCGTCCTGGGCATCGCCCAAGTGGTGATGTGTGGCGAACTCGCCGTGAACCGGGCGCTGGACACTCTCGATGCCACGACCTGAGGAACACCCCATGGAAAGCAAATCCGATGCACACGTCGTCGCCGCCCTGATCTCCATCGGCCTCAACGAGAAAGACAGCCAATGGGCCGTAAAGGCCTGTCTGCTCCTGCTCGAAAGCGAGAGAAAATCCATCGTCACCGCCGCCCTCGAGGCCCTCGTCCAGCTCGCCCGCGATCACGGCAAACTGGACCGGGACCGCGTAATGCCGGCACTTCACAGCGTCAAACGCAGATTTCCGAGCCTGACCAGCACGGTTGCCGCGACGCTGGATGAGATGGCGATGGCTGCGTAATACCCGGGGCGCAAGGCAAGAAAAAACCCGCTGCCTTCGTTGAAGGAGGCAGCGGGTTTTGTGTTTACAACTCATAAGAAATCGCTCCACGGATCTTGCCGAGAGCGTTATTTTGTAACAACCGCTTGAGCTTCAGAACCGTCCTACATCTTTCAAATGCTCATTCAGATAGCGTTCCCAACGCTTTAAAAGTTGGAACAAGGACGCTCATGGCTCGAAAATCAGATATTCCCCGAATACAAAATCCCCCCTCAGGCGACGGGCACCACATCACTACCCGCTATATGACTGCTACCGAACTGGCAGAGCAGGACACCAGACAAAAAAAGTACGACGAGATGCAGGCCAGGCAACAAGCCTACGAAGATCGCTTTCTTCGGCAGTCTCAACAACCGAATCAACACAGCGCCCTAGGGTGTGTATTTACCAAGAGCTGCAACCTCCCCGACGGCGTCATCAATCATGAAAGCCCCGCAGGGTTTATCCCGGTCGAACGACTGGCTGACTTTGGAGCATTCACCTTGCTCGGTGGCCGCGAATTAGATGCGGCGGGAAATATCCCCCTTAAAAGAATAGGTGGTGCCAAGTTACCGTCTGCTATAGGCACGCTTCTCTTGGGAGGCTCGGCTTCTATTGGCACCAGCACAAGCGCCATATCCAGTGTGGGCGCAATCACGGGCGGTGTTGCCGCAGGTGCTTTGGCGGGCATGGTTGCACTTTTGTGGCCATCCAATCTTGGTGACAGTTCACTCTATACCGAAGAACAGCTCAGATCGCTGAAGGAAGGCCGAACACGTATTCGACTACAGGTAGAGCAACAGCCCGATGGCAGTCTCAAAGGGTACGGGTACAACACTCAAAAGCGTCCTGACTGGGAAATGATTCCGGTTGTGCAGTTCACCGCCCAAGGCTCTCGCCAAGTGGCTGACTTTGGCAATGGTGCCACGTTGACCTGGACGCCTGCCGTCGATTCATCCAGCACCTCGGGTATCCCACCGCTGGAAGGTGCCCCACAAACACCGACTATCTGGATTTATCCGCCGACTGAGCAAGCAGACAAAATCATCGTCAACCCGATCTATCCGTCAGAGTACGAGGATTTCATCCTTGTGTTTCCGGCTGACTCCGGGGTGCAGCCTCTGTATGTTGTGCTTTCCAGGCCAGCACTGGGCGGTGATATCAAATACCACAGGCCCCCACGGACACTGCCCGCATTCCCGGATGCCCAGCCAGTCAAATCAAAGAGCAGCGTTCAGGGTGGAGGAGGCAAGCGAAGCCGCTGGAAGGACCGGAAGGGGCGAATATATGAATGGGATAGCAAGACTGGCGCTATTGAGCTTTACAACAAACAAGGCAAACACCTTGGTGAATTCAACCACGAAACCGGTGAACAAATAGATCCCGCAGATCCCGAGAGATCTACCCCGAAGTAATACAGGAGGCTTTTAATGTTTTTATGGATAAGTGGCTTTTTGAAAGGTGATGAAGAGGACGATTCTTTGAAGTTTGAACTGACAGTAAGGCCTGAGGCTGAAGCTGCGGTTCTGGCTTTGCTGGGTTGGGAAAGCTTGGAAGAAAGCGAGGCCGGAGAATGGTTCTTGAATGAAGGTCAGGCCCGGAAAATTGCTTCAATTCTTAATGAACACCTACCAACTGAACTAGATCTTTTTATCGGAGTTCGGGAATAGTTGAGTCTTTCCTATCAAGAACCAACAGTGAGCCACGATGAAGCAGTGAGGCTTCTTGAAAGCGGCGTGAAAAGGAATGTTGTCGCTGGATTGATTTCTATTGGTTTGAACGAATCAGACAAAGTCTGGGCTCAGCAAACCTGCCTGAAGTATTTCGCCAGCAACAATGAGTCAATTGTCACCTCCGCCATTACCGCTCTCGGCCACATCGCTCGCAGGCACGGCGAGCTGGACAAAGATGCCGCCCTCTCAGCACTGGAAGAAGTAAAGACAAGATTCCCCTCGCTGGAAGGCGTGATCGCAGACACGCTTGACGATATTGAGGCATTCACCTGACTCATCGAGTCCTTGCATGCCGAACGTTGTGATCAGGGGTTTCCCTCATCACAACGCACTCGTCCCGCGAGATTCAATCCTCCCGCGTCAAAACCTCCAGCAACTCAATCTCAAACACCAGATTCGAATTCGGCGGAATCTTGCCCATCGTCCGCTCGCCATAACCCAGATGCGCCGGCACCAGCAGTTTGCGCTTGCCACCCACCTGCATGCCCATGATCCCTTGGTCCCAACCCTTGATGACCCGGCCCGTGCCGATCACGCACTGGAACGGTTTGCCCCGGCTCCAGGAGGAGTCGAACTCAGTGCCATCTTCCAGCCAACCGGTGTATTGGGTGGTGATCAATGCGCCTTTGACGGCGGCTTTTCCGTCGCCGGGCTGAAGATCGATTATCTGCAGTTCATCATTCATAACATTCACTCTATTGTTCCGCTGGCCGCCGTTTTCCCAGAAATGCCGGCCCTTGGCAACCGTTTGACCCCACGCTGGCCGTGACGGATGATGGCCACCCGCTACCAATCCTGATCGATACGCCATGTCAGCACCGCTCGAATGACTCAACTCTGGATCAGCCTCGCCATTGTCGTTGTGTTGATGGTCGTGATCGCCGTGCTGATCCGCCGGGAGCGTGCCCTGCGTCGGCAGCTCGACGAATACCGTGAACTGCTCACCCGCGCCGCCGAAGGCCAGAACATCCACCAGGATGGCGATGCCGAACGCTTCAAGCGCAGTCAGTATTTTGCGCGGATCGGCACCTGGGACTGGGAAGTCGACACGGATCGACTCTATTGGTCCGACGCGATCTTCGGCATGTTCGGGTTCAAGATCGGCGAAGTGACGCCTTCCTACGCCCTGTTCTGCTCCTGCGTCCACCCGGACGACCGCGCCAAGGTCCGTGCCGGGGAATTGCGTTGTCTGGAAACCGGTGAAAACCACGACGAGGAATACCGCGTGGTCTGGCCCGACGGCACGATTCGCTGGCTGAGGGAAACCGGCAACGTGGTGAAGAACGATCATGACGCGATGATCAAGATGATGGGCGTAGTGCGCGATATCACCGAAGAGAAGGCCTCGGCCAGTTACCTCCAGCACCTGGCCCACTTCGATCCGCTGACCGGTTTGCCCAATCGACTGGTGCTGGAAGAACGCCTGTCGGAAGCGCTGGAACATGCCCGCGCTACCGAGACCCGGGTGGCGCTGGTGTTTGTCGATCTCAACGGTTTCAAAAGCATCAACGACCGTTACGGTCATGCCGCCGGCGACCGCGTGCTGATCACCACCGCCACGCGTCTGAAACGCATCCTGCGGGTCAGCGACACCGTCGCGCGCATCGGCGGTGACGAATTCGTGGTCATCCTGCAAGGCCTCGCCCCCGGCCTGAATCTGCAGGACGAAGCCCGCAGCATCTGCCAGAAAATCTTCATCGAACTGTCCCCACCCATCACCATCGGCAACGAACAACGCCACATCGGCACCAGTCTCGGCGTCGCCGTCTTCCCCGACCATGCGCCGACCATGGACCGGCTACTGCACATTGCGGATCTGGCGATGTATGAGGCCAAGCGCAGCGGGAACAATCAGTATCGTTTGGGTGGCGGACAGGCGCTGAGCCATAGCCGGGTTGACTGAATCTCAGCGCCCGGGTGTACCGAACACGACGCCATTGAATGTATGAGTGCAGCACTGACAGTTGGGCGTCATATCCTCTGCCTTGAGGTTGGGATTGACGATTTGCAGGCGCTTCTGTTCATCGACATACAGACCATTGAAGAAACTCGACTCACCGAGTCGCACTATTTCTTCCCGGTCACTTTCAAGCACAGCGACCATCCAGAAAACCGGCTCCTGCCGATCCAGCCGCGACACAGCCTCACTGAAAATCTCGTCCCAATCACCACCGACACGCGACAGCAAAAACCGAAACAACGGCGTGTAATCGTAGCCATGATGCTTGATGCCATGCATCGAGCCGCGTGTAGCCTCGCTGTGGATTTCAGCCTTGGTGTTTCGCTGATGCCGATAATGCCCGCCCGGGTTGTTGCGCCAGACGTTGTGGGCCGTGGTGTTTTCTTTGCGGTAGAGGGGTTTCTTTTCCAACGAATTGCTCCTGACATCCAGCCACTCGAAACGCCCCTCGCGTTTTACCGGAACGGCGCTCGAATGCAATCAACCGTCCATGGCCAATTGTTGCTTGAGGTCAGCGCTCCACCGGCTGAATCGCCACAATCGTCCCGTTGGTGATCATCACCATCACGTATTTATCGTTGATCTGCACCCACTGCGCCTGTGGCTCAGGCTGTTTGAGCCCTTTCTGTTTCCAGTTTTTGATGGCTTTTTCGCTGCGCTGATAGATGTCCGGGGCGCGGTCGTTGACGTTCAGTTCGCGGTTGCCGGTCGGTGAGTGTTCGACAGTGTCGTTCGAGGGTTGCGCCGCTTGAACGAGTGGGTTGATCCCGGCGATGCCGGCGACGAGGGCCAGGCTGGCGATCAGGGTCTTGTTGTTCATCGGTGAACCTCCTTCAGATGTGTGATACCAGAACTCCGACTGCGGGGTTCGGGAATCATTCCTTGTTTTTTGATGATGGCGGAGTCGAAAGTATAGCTGCCCACTGCGCGTATTGATCCGTCTTGCACATCAATCCATGCCAACAATGCAATTAACAAATCGATCCCTGCGCGCCACTATCCGCCCCAATAAGAACCGTGCGCCGCCTCCCCGTCGCGCACGTCATAAAAGCGGTGGAGTATTTTTTGATGACAGCCTCAATCCCACACGGCGGCTCGCGGGCCGGCGCCATTTTCCGGGTGACCTCGGGTAACTTCCTCGAACAGTTCGACTTCTTTCTGTTTGGTTTCTACGCCACGCAGATCGCGGCGGTGTTCTTTCCGGCGAGCAGTGAGTTCGCTTCCCTGATGATGACCTTTGCAGTGTTCGGCGCAGGCTTTTTGATGCGTCCGCTGGGGGCTATCGTGCTCGGCGCGTACATTGATGACGTCGGTCGGCGCAAAGGTTTGATCGTGACGCTGTCGATCATGGCCAGCGGCACGATATTGATTGTGCTG includes the following:
- a CDS encoding RcnB family protein gives rise to the protein MNNKTLIASLALVAGIAGINPLVQAAQPSNDTVEHSPTGNRELNVNDRAPDIYQRSEKAIKNWKQKGLKQPEPQAQWVQINDKYVMVMITNGTIVAIQPVER
- a CDS encoding metal/formaldehyde-sensitive transcriptional repressor, whose translation is MSHTHEHKGELLNRVRRIAGQVQAVERALESEADCAKTLHLMAAIRGAVNGLMEQFIEAHAREHVAHPDLSDEARAQGVEELLQAIRRYSK
- a CDS encoding colicin E3/pyocin S6 family cytotoxin, translated to MARKSDIPRIQNPPSGDGHHITTRYMTATELAEQDTRQKKYDEMQARQQAYEDRFLRQSQQPNQHSALGCVFTKSCNLPDGVINHESPAGFIPVERLADFGAFTLLGGRELDAAGNIPLKRIGGAKLPSAIGTLLLGGSASIGTSTSAISSVGAITGGVAAGALAGMVALLWPSNLGDSSLYTEEQLRSLKEGRTRIRLQVEQQPDGSLKGYGYNTQKRPDWEMIPVVQFTAQGSRQVADFGNGATLTWTPAVDSSSTSGIPPLEGAPQTPTIWIYPPTEQADKIIVNPIYPSEYEDFILVFPADSGVQPLYVVLSRPALGGDIKYHRPPRTLPAFPDAQPVKSKSSVQGGGGKRSRWKDRKGRIYEWDSKTGAIELYNKQGKHLGEFNHETGEQIDPADPERSTPK
- a CDS encoding pyocin S6 family toxin immunity protein → MFLWISGFLKGDEEDDSLKFELTVRPEAEAAVLALLGWESLEESEAGEWFLNEGQARKIASILNEHLPTELDLFIGVRE
- a CDS encoding helix-turn-helix domain-containing protein, translating into MTDHQNSSQRFASVWDALEDTPQEAANMRLRAKLMRTLCETIRAWELPQKEAAKRLGITQPRLNDVLNGKVDKFSLDALVNLSAAAQLDVDLCFSSSPPLQWA
- a CDS encoding cytochrome P450 translates to MDPIIAATHADPYPYYAELRAAGGLTFHHEVKLWVASSARAVCAVLANPDCRVRPVQEPVPKAIADGMAGKVFGQLMRMNEGESQRCPRSAIEPPLGLIKDEAVRALVAARLITHDADGLYKAMFRGPVCVVAALLGFSPAQARTISELTADFAACLSPLSNDLQLAAAHRAAEQLHGDFIELLADPNPFLADIQQRFSGEEDALIANLIGLCSQTFEATAGLIGNALVALQRQPELRDASVDSLLAEVQRFDPSVQNTRRFVANTCEVDGVRLEAGDVILVLLASANRDRALNKNPDQFLPDRPNRRSFTFGSGRHQCPGQRLALTIASATVGEILAHDIDLKRFVWHYRPSLNGRIPLFCEATS
- the dmeF gene encoding CDF family Co(II)/Ni(II) efflux transporter DmeF, which produces MTLKADDFSHDHQFLGASHDENARRTLWVVVLTFVMMIGEIAAGYLTGSMALLADGFHMATHAGALGIAAAAYGFARRNANNRRYSFGTGKVGDLAGFASAMVLGLVSLGIAGESIFRLFEPTSVAFGEATLIAVVGLGVNLLSAFLLAGHHGHHDHGHRHDHGHHHHHDNNLRSAYVHVLADALTSVLAIAALLAGRYLGWVWMDPVMGIVGSIVIAKWAWNLMRDSAAVLLDTTDEPVAEEIRELLETSDDVRISDLHVWQVGPQARAAIVSVVAAAGVTAEAIRERLAPVHELSHLTIELRNA
- a CDS encoding FKBP-type peptidyl-prolyl cis-trans isomerase — its product is MNDELQIIDLQPGDGKAAVKGALITTQYTGWLEDGTEFDSSWSRGKPFQCVIGTGRVIKGWDQGIMGMQVGGKRKLLVPAHLGYGERTMGKIPPNSNLVFEIELLEVLTRED
- a CDS encoding sensor domain-containing diguanylate cyclase encodes the protein MTQLWISLAIVVVLMVVIAVLIRRERALRRQLDEYRELLTRAAEGQNIHQDGDAERFKRSQYFARIGTWDWEVDTDRLYWSDAIFGMFGFKIGEVTPSYALFCSCVHPDDRAKVRAGELRCLETGENHDEEYRVVWPDGTIRWLRETGNVVKNDHDAMIKMMGVVRDITEEKASASYLQHLAHFDPLTGLPNRLVLEERLSEALEHARATETRVALVFVDLNGFKSINDRYGHAAGDRVLITTATRLKRILRVSDTVARIGGDEFVVILQGLAPGLNLQDEARSICQKIFIELSPPITIGNEQRHIGTSLGVAVFPDHAPTMDRLLHIADLAMYEAKRSGNNQYRLGGGQALSHSRVD
- a CDS encoding DUF6124 family protein, with translation MFKYVPDPPEKDAPNESDPTSPYSSTDSKKLHEAAERALDHYLKPTAPKQHCPGRMFLIAPHIDQHALLAHACESMASASVMLSDFAALLDPPYRSTVLGIAQVVMCGELAVNRALDTLDATT